From Drosophila virilis strain 15010-1051.87 chromosome X, Dvir_AGI_RSII-ME, whole genome shotgun sequence, the proteins below share one genomic window:
- the ovo gene encoding transcriptional regulator ovo isoform X1 — protein sequence MPKIFLIKNRLHQQQQRLLESQNLLQHKAQDDERCLVPPLSPSAGASSREQAPPSRTPTPTPAPAPAPSPVPAPEPEPEGQAQAAEQEQPLSLTAAASTRKRFHHRRHYFGQTRHSLELAQESGTNSNLNPNADISSSSSKSPATPEQVQNENTSCLTPTELLQRLSSTAETSTTTKNINRTPTPAPTPPATATKDCDENSLTVEEEEAEATTTTTTATATTTIRTSSIPKENEHSPKQQPPPSPATAPHANSDAEEEADADADADVDVDVGLEAPKPRYYGAGVVLTQAQRKEYPLERNIKDKTQHVNIDVSGSNNESSSCSSSDADADADADSDNDDDDSDDGCKLIVDEKPLLPVDQPLSLRMRSTPPSAEQRPSPPPPRVPAVRCSVIQRAPQAPAQEQQRESSELLYQQQLQQQQQQRERQLLYQRTLDLEQLGPEQQEPIDYHVPKRRSASYDSDEELNARRLQRERRVREARRRSSYLAARVLQLNPRLVRSLPGILAAAAGHGRSSSSNSGQGFQTGNSFGNGGSGSGSGGGSNQNAGSAGTHGGSSGSGGSSSFGSGAGGGGMGGGRDGRGNYGPNSPPSGALPPFYESLKSGQTGDSQATTPTTGAHHGQLLHSNSQFLIQNAAAAAYLMSGQQYNCNGAAGVGAGINGAIGGVVAGGGVVGGGVGGGGGVGGGSAVGLDGNNILNFANNLGHSNYNDINSNSNSNSKFHNLHANGTTVGHPFYGGNPSAYGIILKDEPDIEYDEAKIDIGTFAQNIIQATMGHVGGGVGSAAAVAAAAAAAAGGGGSGGGGGGGGGNGNGSTFSASAYEDAIMSDLAASSAAQCTNGGVDPLQFTATLMLSSQTDHLLEQLSDAVDLSSFLQRSCVDVDDEDEHSTNNNSPAHQRQDFELVSTPSLTPDSDAVSVTPHAAAQLDALHENLLTQLTNNMARSSSNSSNNNNNNNNIVYGATPQHVANTQQHLQQHVVNAQQQQQQHLQQPPPSYQHATRNLLQMQQQHNSNNNNSNNSYHQQQLAQQQQQLLQQQHHTHHQQQQQQQQQQQQQQQQQQQQHFHQQHNIYAQQQHHAQQQQQQQHHFHQQQQQHHAHHAQQHAHQQHQQHQQQHQQQQQQHQQHQQQHHHHNDNSNLSLPSPTTAAAAAAAAAAAVAALRPMSSSSSSSSNLLDANTAAAAAAALLDTKPLIQSVSAPNILKPIKCSGEPPAELVDTAPLTYLLLNSSNSNCNSNSNSSNCSHINSNSKHNINSSCKHNINSSDSSNNNKKNSNNKNSNSNSNSNGTKLGGRAKAKAYGSTVVTFVSTVKPSPEVPAQRHVHRTTLRSLACAAAATAAGLLPPSPTISVLNESKMLQRRLGLPPDLQLEFVNGGHGIKNPLAVENTHGGHHHHRIRNMDCIDDLKHGHPSQQQQQQQQLQQQQQQLQQHSPQLQQQHSPQQQSLQQAQHLSLSQQHNGVGGGGSNSLASIGNNRNSSSSVSSNSSNQGDSLCPSNNSGAEDANNKFVCRVCMKTFSLQRLLNRHMKCHSDIKRYLCTFCGKGFNDTFDLKRHTRTHTGVRPYKCNLCEKSFTQRCSLESHCQKVHSVQHQYAYKERRAKMYVCEECGHTTCEPEVHYLHLKDNHPFSPALLKFYDKRHFKFTNSQFANNLLGQLPMPVHN from the exons aaAATACCAGCTGTTTAACGCCAACAGAATTGTTGCAGCGTTTAAGCTCAACAGCAGAAACCTCCACCACCACCAAGAACATTAACAGAACACCAACACCCGCACCCACACCCCCCGCAACAGCTACAAAAGACTGCGACGAGAATTCGTTAACAGTAGAGGAAGAGGaggcagaagcaacaacaacaacaacaacagcaacagcaacaacaacaataagaacaagcAGCATACCAAAAGAAAACGAACACAGCCCAAAGCAGCAGCCACCGCCGTCGCCAGCGACTGCGCCGCACGCCAACAGCGACGCCGAAGAGGaagctgacgctgacgctgacgccgacgttgacgttgacgttggcCTTGAGGCGCCAAAGCCGCGTTATTACGGCGCAGGCGTTGTTCTAACGCAGGCGCAGCGCAAGGAATATCCGCTCGAGCGCAACATCAAAGATAAGACGCAACACGTTAACATAGACGTAAGCGGCAGCAATAacgagagcagcagctgcagcagcagcgacgctgacgctgacgctgacgccgactccgacaacgacgacgacgactccGACGACGGCTGCAAATTGATTGTTGACGAAAAACCGTTGCTGCCCGTCGATCAGCCGCTGTCGCTGCGCATGCGCAGCACACCGCCCAGCGCCGAGCAGAGACCGAgtccgccgccgccgcgtgTACCCGCCGTACGCTGCAGCGTTATACAGCGCGCACCGCAGGCGCCCGcacaggagcagcagcgcGAGAGCAGCGAACTGTTAtaccagcaacagctgcagcagcaacagcagcagcgcgaaCGCCAACTGTTATACCAGCGCACACTCGACCTCGAACAGCTGGGACCCGAGCAACAGGAGCCGATCGATTATCACGTGCCGAAGCGACGCAGCGCCAGCTACGACAGCGACGAGGAGCTAAACGCACGACGCCTGCAGCGCGAGCGACGCGTGCGCGAGGCGCGTCGACGCAGCAGCTATTTGGCAGCGCGCGTGCTGCAGCTTAATCCGCGCCTGGTGCGCAGTCTGCCCGGCATATTGGCAGCGGCCGCTGGACAcggacgcagcagcagcagcaattccGGTCAAGGTTTTCAGACGGGCAACAGTTTCGgcaacggcggcagcggcagcggcagcggcggcggcagcaatcAGAACGCCGGCAGCGCTGGTACAcacggcggcagcagcggcagcggcggcagcagcagctttggcAGCGGCGCCGGCGGCGGTGGCATGGGCGGCGGCCGTGACGGACGCGGCAATTACGGACCAAATTCACCGCCCAGCGGCGCATTGCCGCCCTTCTACGAGAGCCTCAAGAGCGGCCAAACCGGTGATTCTCAAGcgaccacgcccacaacgGGCGCACATCAcggccagctgctgcacagCAATTCACAGTTTCTTATACAGAacgcggcggcagcggcataTCTAATGTCCGGACAGCAGTATAACTGTAATGGAGCAGCTGGCGTGGGAGCTGGTATTAACGGAGCAATAGGAGGAGTTGTAGCAGGAGGAGGTGTGGTAGGAGGAGGTGtgggaggaggaggaggagttGGTGGTGGATCTGCTGTTGGCCTCGACGGTAATAACATATTGAACTTTGCCAATAATCTGGGTCACAGCAATTATAATGATatcaattccaattccaattccaattccaaattCCATAATTTACATGCGAACGGAACAACTGTGGGTCATCCATTCTATGGCGGCAATCCCTCAGCCTATGGCATCATCTTGAAAGATGAGCCCGATATTGAGTATGATGAGGCCAAGATCGATATTGGCACATTTGCCCAGAATATTATTCAGGCAACGATGGGTCATGTTGgcggcggcgttggcagcgctgctgctgttgcagctgctgctgctgctgctgctggcggcggcggcagcggcggcggcggtggcggcggcggcggcaacggcaacggcagcacaTTCTCTGCCAGCGCCTATGAGGACGCAATCATGTCCGATCTGGCTGccagcagcgcagcgcagtGCACAAATGGCGGCGTTGATCCTCTGCAGTTTACGGCAACATTAATGCTCAGCTCGCAGACGGATCATCTGCTGGAACAGCTGTCGGACGCCGTGGATCTCAGTTCGTTTCTGCAGCGCAGCTGCGTCGATGTTGATGACGAGGACGAGCACTCGACCAACAATAACAGTCCGGCACATCAGCGACAGGACTTTGAGCTGGTGTCGACGCCATCGCTGACGCCGGACTCGGACGCGGTGTCGGTGACGCCGCATGCGGCAGCGCAGCTGGATGCGCTGCACGAGAATCTGTTGACGCAGCTGACCAACAATATggcgcgcagcagcagcaacagcagcaacaacaacaacaacaacaacaacattgtttATGGCGCAACGCCACAACATGTTGCTAATACACAGCAGCATCTGCAGCAACATGTTGTCaatgcgcagcagcagcagcagcaacacttgcagcagccgccgccctCGTATCAGCACGCCACGCGCAACttgctgcaaatgcagcagcaacacaacagcaacaacaacaatagcaacaacagctaccatcagcagcagctggcacagcagcaacagcaattgctgcagcagcaacatcacacgcatcatcaacagcaacaacaacaacagcagcagcaacagcaacagcagcagcagcagcaacaacaacatttccaTCAGCAACATAATATCtatgcacagcagcaacatcatgcacaacagcaacaacagcagcaacatcatttccatcagcaacagcagcaacatcatgcGCATCACGCACAACAACATGCACAtcagcaacaccagcaacatcagcagcaacaccaacagcagcagcagcaacaccagcagcatcagcagcaacatcatcatcacaacgacaacagcaacttgTCGCTGCCATCgccaacaacagctgctgctgccgctgccgcagcggcCGCCGCTGTCGCCGCATTGCGACccatgagcagcagcagcagcagcagctcaaatCTGCTCGATGCGAACacggcagcggctgctgctgccgctctgCTCGACACGAAGCCGCTGATACAAAGCGTAAGTGCACCAAATATACTAAAGCCCATCAAATGCAGCGGCGAGCCGCCAGCTGAGCTGGTGGACACAGCGCCGCTCACCTATCTGCtgctcaacagcagcaacagcaattgcaacagcaacagcaacagcagcaattgtAGTCACATTAACAGCAATAGCAAGCATAACATTAACAGCAGCTGTAAACATAACATtaacagcagcgacagcagcaacaacaacaagaaaaacagcaacaacaagaacagcaacagcaacagcaacagcaacggcactAAGCTGGGCGGACGCGCCAAGGCCAAGGCCTATGGCTCCACTGTGGTCACATTTGTCTCGACGGTGAAGCCATCGCCGGAGGTGCCCGCCCAGCGACACGTACATCGCACCACGTTGCGCTCGCTGGCCTGTGCGGCGGCTGCGACGGCAGCGGGCCTGTTGCCGCCATCTCCGACCATTTCGGTGCTCAATGAGAGCAAAATGCTACAGCGGCGG CTGGGCCTGCCGCCGGACTTGCAGCTGGAGTTCGTGAACGGGGGGCATGGCATCAAGAATCCGTTGGCCGTGGAGAATACGCACGGAGGCCATCATCACCACCGCATACGCAACATGGATTGCATCGATGATCTCAAGCATGGCCATCcgtcacagcagcagcagcagcagcaacagttgcaacagcagcagcaacagttgcagcagcactcgccgcagctgcagcagcagcattcacCGCAGCAACAGTCGCTGCAGCAGGCGCAACACTTGTCGCTCAGCCAACAGCACAACGGTGTCGGCGGCGGGGGCAGCAACAGCTTGGCCAGCATTGGCAACaatcgcaacagcagcagcagcgtcagcagcaacagcagcaatcaaGGCGATTCGCTGtgccccagcaacaacagcggcgcGGAGGATGCCAACAACAAGTTCGTTTGCCGCGTCTGCATGAAGACGTTCTCGCTGCAGCGTCTGCTCAATCGGCACATGAAGTGCCATTCGGATATCAAGCGCTATTTGTGCACCTTCTGTGGCAAGGGCTTCAACGACACCTTCGATCTGAAGCGTCATACGCGCACCCACACGGGCGTTCGCCCCTACAAGTGCAACCTGTGCGAGAAGAGCTTCACGCAGCGCTGCTCGCTCGAATCGCATTGCCAGAAGGTGCACAGTGTCCAGCATCAGTATGCCTACAAGGAGCGACGCGCCAAG ATGTACGTGTGCGAGGAGTGCGGCCACACCACCTGCGAACCGGAGGTACACTATCTGCATCTGAAGGACAATCATCCGTTCTCGCCGGCCCTGCTGAAGTTCTACGACAAGCGTCACTTCAAGTTCACCAATTCGCAGTTTGCGAACAATTTGCTCGGTCAGCTGCCGATGCCGGTGCATAATTAA
- the ovo gene encoding transcriptional regulator ovo isoform X2, whose protein sequence is MPKIFLIKNRLHQQQQRLLESQNLLQHKAQDDERCLVPPLSPSAGASSREQAPPSRTPTPTPAPAPAPSPVPAPEPEPEGQAQAAEQEQPLSLTAAASTRKRFHHRRHYFGQTRHSLELAQESGTNSNLNPNADISSSSSKSPATPEQVQNENTSCLTPTELLQRLSSTAETSTTTKNINRTPTPAPTPPATATKDCDENSLTVEEEEAEATTTTTTATATTTIRTSSIPKENEHSPKQQPPPSPATAPHANSDAEEEADADADADVDVDVGLEAPKPRYYGAGVVLTQAQRKEYPLERNIKDKTQHVNIDVSGSNNESSSCSSSDADADADADSDNDDDDSDDGCKLIVDEKPLLPVDQPLSLRMRSTPPSAEQRPSPPPPRVPAVRCSVIQRAPQAPAQEQQRESSELLYQQQLQQQQQQRERQLLYQRTLDLEQLGPEQQEPIDYHVPKRRSASYDSDEELNARRLQRERRVREARRRSSYLAARVLQLNPRLVRSLPGILAAAAGHGRSSSSNSGQGFQTGNSFGNGGSGSGSGGGSNQNAGSAGTHGGSSGSGGSSSFGSGAGGGGMGGGRDGRGNYGPNSPPSGALPPFYESLKSGQTGDSQATTPTTGAHHGQLLHSNSQFLIQNAAAAAYLMSGQQYNCNGAAGVGAGINGAIGGVVAGGGVVGGGVGGGGGVGGGSAVGLDAYGIILKDEPDIEYDEAKIDIGTFAQNIIQATMGHVGGGVGSAAAVAAAAAAAAGGGGSGGGGGGGGGNGNGSTFSASAYEDAIMSDLAASSAAQCTNGGVDPLQFTATLMLSSQTDHLLEQLSDAVDLSSFLQRSCVDVDDEDEHSTNNNSPAHQRQDFELVSTPSLTPDSDAVSVTPHAAAQLDALHENLLTQLTNNMARSSSNSSNNNNNNNNIVYGATPQHVANTQQHLQQHVVNAQQQQQQHLQQPPPSYQHATRNLLQMQQQHNSNNNNSNNSYHQQQLAQQQQQLLQQQHHTHHQQQQQQQQQQQQQQQQQQQQHFHQQHNIYAQQQHHAQQQQQQQHHFHQQQQQHHAHHAQQHAHQQHQQHQQQHQQQQQQHQQHQQQHHHHNDNSNLSLPSPTTAAAAAAAAAAAVAALRPMSSSSSSSSNLLDANTAAAAAAALLDTKPLIQSVSAPNILKPIKCSGEPPAELVDTAPLTYLLLNSSNSNCNSNSNSSNCSHINSNSKHNINSSCKHNINSSDSSNNNKKNSNNKNSNSNSNSNGTKLGGRAKAKAYGSTVVTFVSTVKPSPEVPAQRHVHRTTLRSLACAAAATAAGLLPPSPTISVLNESKMLQRRLGLPPDLQLEFVNGGHGIKNPLAVENTHGGHHHHRIRNMDCIDDLKHGHPSQQQQQQQQLQQQQQQLQQHSPQLQQQHSPQQQSLQQAQHLSLSQQHNGVGGGGSNSLASIGNNRNSSSSVSSNSSNQGDSLCPSNNSGAEDANNKFVCRVCMKTFSLQRLLNRHMKCHSDIKRYLCTFCGKGFNDTFDLKRHTRTHTGVRPYKCNLCEKSFTQRCSLESHCQKVHSVQHQYAYKERRAKMYVCEECGHTTCEPEVHYLHLKDNHPFSPALLKFYDKRHFKFTNSQFANNLLGQLPMPVHN, encoded by the exons aaAATACCAGCTGTTTAACGCCAACAGAATTGTTGCAGCGTTTAAGCTCAACAGCAGAAACCTCCACCACCACCAAGAACATTAACAGAACACCAACACCCGCACCCACACCCCCCGCAACAGCTACAAAAGACTGCGACGAGAATTCGTTAACAGTAGAGGAAGAGGaggcagaagcaacaacaacaacaacaacagcaacagcaacaacaacaataagaacaagcAGCATACCAAAAGAAAACGAACACAGCCCAAAGCAGCAGCCACCGCCGTCGCCAGCGACTGCGCCGCACGCCAACAGCGACGCCGAAGAGGaagctgacgctgacgctgacgccgacgttgacgttgacgttggcCTTGAGGCGCCAAAGCCGCGTTATTACGGCGCAGGCGTTGTTCTAACGCAGGCGCAGCGCAAGGAATATCCGCTCGAGCGCAACATCAAAGATAAGACGCAACACGTTAACATAGACGTAAGCGGCAGCAATAacgagagcagcagctgcagcagcagcgacgctgacgctgacgctgacgccgactccgacaacgacgacgacgactccGACGACGGCTGCAAATTGATTGTTGACGAAAAACCGTTGCTGCCCGTCGATCAGCCGCTGTCGCTGCGCATGCGCAGCACACCGCCCAGCGCCGAGCAGAGACCGAgtccgccgccgccgcgtgTACCCGCCGTACGCTGCAGCGTTATACAGCGCGCACCGCAGGCGCCCGcacaggagcagcagcgcGAGAGCAGCGAACTGTTAtaccagcaacagctgcagcagcaacagcagcagcgcgaaCGCCAACTGTTATACCAGCGCACACTCGACCTCGAACAGCTGGGACCCGAGCAACAGGAGCCGATCGATTATCACGTGCCGAAGCGACGCAGCGCCAGCTACGACAGCGACGAGGAGCTAAACGCACGACGCCTGCAGCGCGAGCGACGCGTGCGCGAGGCGCGTCGACGCAGCAGCTATTTGGCAGCGCGCGTGCTGCAGCTTAATCCGCGCCTGGTGCGCAGTCTGCCCGGCATATTGGCAGCGGCCGCTGGACAcggacgcagcagcagcagcaattccGGTCAAGGTTTTCAGACGGGCAACAGTTTCGgcaacggcggcagcggcagcggcagcggcggcggcagcaatcAGAACGCCGGCAGCGCTGGTACAcacggcggcagcagcggcagcggcggcagcagcagctttggcAGCGGCGCCGGCGGCGGTGGCATGGGCGGCGGCCGTGACGGACGCGGCAATTACGGACCAAATTCACCGCCCAGCGGCGCATTGCCGCCCTTCTACGAGAGCCTCAAGAGCGGCCAAACCGGTGATTCTCAAGcgaccacgcccacaacgGGCGCACATCAcggccagctgctgcacagCAATTCACAGTTTCTTATACAGAacgcggcggcagcggcataTCTAATGTCCGGACAGCAGTATAACTGTAATGGAGCAGCTGGCGTGGGAGCTGGTATTAACGGAGCAATAGGAGGAGTTGTAGCAGGAGGAGGTGTGGTAGGAGGAGGTGtgggaggaggaggaggagttGGTGGTGGATCTGCTGTTGGCCTCGACG CCTATGGCATCATCTTGAAAGATGAGCCCGATATTGAGTATGATGAGGCCAAGATCGATATTGGCACATTTGCCCAGAATATTATTCAGGCAACGATGGGTCATGTTGgcggcggcgttggcagcgctgctgctgttgcagctgctgctgctgctgctgctggcggcggcggcagcggcggcggcggtggcggcggcggcggcaacggcaacggcagcacaTTCTCTGCCAGCGCCTATGAGGACGCAATCATGTCCGATCTGGCTGccagcagcgcagcgcagtGCACAAATGGCGGCGTTGATCCTCTGCAGTTTACGGCAACATTAATGCTCAGCTCGCAGACGGATCATCTGCTGGAACAGCTGTCGGACGCCGTGGATCTCAGTTCGTTTCTGCAGCGCAGCTGCGTCGATGTTGATGACGAGGACGAGCACTCGACCAACAATAACAGTCCGGCACATCAGCGACAGGACTTTGAGCTGGTGTCGACGCCATCGCTGACGCCGGACTCGGACGCGGTGTCGGTGACGCCGCATGCGGCAGCGCAGCTGGATGCGCTGCACGAGAATCTGTTGACGCAGCTGACCAACAATATggcgcgcagcagcagcaacagcagcaacaacaacaacaacaacaacaacattgtttATGGCGCAACGCCACAACATGTTGCTAATACACAGCAGCATCTGCAGCAACATGTTGTCaatgcgcagcagcagcagcagcaacacttgcagcagccgccgccctCGTATCAGCACGCCACGCGCAACttgctgcaaatgcagcagcaacacaacagcaacaacaacaatagcaacaacagctaccatcagcagcagctggcacagcagcaacagcaattgctgcagcagcaacatcacacgcatcatcaacagcaacaacaacaacagcagcagcaacagcaacagcagcagcagcagcaacaacaacatttccaTCAGCAACATAATATCtatgcacagcagcaacatcatgcacaacagcaacaacagcagcaacatcatttccatcagcaacagcagcaacatcatgcGCATCACGCACAACAACATGCACAtcagcaacaccagcaacatcagcagcaacaccaacagcagcagcagcaacaccagcagcatcagcagcaacatcatcatcacaacgacaacagcaacttgTCGCTGCCATCgccaacaacagctgctgctgccgctgccgcagcggcCGCCGCTGTCGCCGCATTGCGACccatgagcagcagcagcagcagcagctcaaatCTGCTCGATGCGAACacggcagcggctgctgctgccgctctgCTCGACACGAAGCCGCTGATACAAAGCGTAAGTGCACCAAATATACTAAAGCCCATCAAATGCAGCGGCGAGCCGCCAGCTGAGCTGGTGGACACAGCGCCGCTCACCTATCTGCtgctcaacagcagcaacagcaattgcaacagcaacagcaacagcagcaattgtAGTCACATTAACAGCAATAGCAAGCATAACATTAACAGCAGCTGTAAACATAACATtaacagcagcgacagcagcaacaacaacaagaaaaacagcaacaacaagaacagcaacagcaacagcaacagcaacggcactAAGCTGGGCGGACGCGCCAAGGCCAAGGCCTATGGCTCCACTGTGGTCACATTTGTCTCGACGGTGAAGCCATCGCCGGAGGTGCCCGCCCAGCGACACGTACATCGCACCACGTTGCGCTCGCTGGCCTGTGCGGCGGCTGCGACGGCAGCGGGCCTGTTGCCGCCATCTCCGACCATTTCGGTGCTCAATGAGAGCAAAATGCTACAGCGGCGG CTGGGCCTGCCGCCGGACTTGCAGCTGGAGTTCGTGAACGGGGGGCATGGCATCAAGAATCCGTTGGCCGTGGAGAATACGCACGGAGGCCATCATCACCACCGCATACGCAACATGGATTGCATCGATGATCTCAAGCATGGCCATCcgtcacagcagcagcagcagcagcaacagttgcaacagcagcagcaacagttgcagcagcactcgccgcagctgcagcagcagcattcacCGCAGCAACAGTCGCTGCAGCAGGCGCAACACTTGTCGCTCAGCCAACAGCACAACGGTGTCGGCGGCGGGGGCAGCAACAGCTTGGCCAGCATTGGCAACaatcgcaacagcagcagcagcgtcagcagcaacagcagcaatcaaGGCGATTCGCTGtgccccagcaacaacagcggcgcGGAGGATGCCAACAACAAGTTCGTTTGCCGCGTCTGCATGAAGACGTTCTCGCTGCAGCGTCTGCTCAATCGGCACATGAAGTGCCATTCGGATATCAAGCGCTATTTGTGCACCTTCTGTGGCAAGGGCTTCAACGACACCTTCGATCTGAAGCGTCATACGCGCACCCACACGGGCGTTCGCCCCTACAAGTGCAACCTGTGCGAGAAGAGCTTCACGCAGCGCTGCTCGCTCGAATCGCATTGCCAGAAGGTGCACAGTGTCCAGCATCAGTATGCCTACAAGGAGCGACGCGCCAAG ATGTACGTGTGCGAGGAGTGCGGCCACACCACCTGCGAACCGGAGGTACACTATCTGCATCTGAAGGACAATCATCCGTTCTCGCCGGCCCTGCTGAAGTTCTACGACAAGCGTCACTTCAAGTTCACCAATTCGCAGTTTGCGAACAATTTGCTCGGTCAGCTGCCGATGCCGGTGCATAATTAA